GTGGTGGCGCGGGTCGTTTTGCTGAGTGGTGGTCGGGTCGTGAGTGGTGGTCGTCTGGCCCCGGAAAATGCCGGGACTTGGGGTAATGGGGTCAGCGCAGGCGGATGCGCGGGTCGATGAAGGGCGTGATCAGGTCGGCCAGCAGATTGCCGAGCACGATGGCGGTGGCCGAGACCATGGTGACGCCCATGATGATCGGGATGTCGACGCGCTGGATCGCCTGCCAGGCAAGCTGGCCGATGCCGGGCCAGCCGAAGACGCTCTCGACCACGACGATGCCCCCCATGAAGATGCCGATGTCGATGCCGATCATCGCGATGATCGGCAGGATGGCGTTGGGCAGCGCGTGGCGCAGCAGCACCCGGCTGCGGGTCAGGCCCTTGGCGCGGGCGGTGCGGATGTAGTCCTGCCGCAGCACCTCGACCATCGACGAGCGCATCATCCGGCTGTACCAGCCCGAGCCCATTATCCCGAGCGTGACGGCGGGCAGCACGAGATGGGCAAAGGTGCCGTACCCGCCGATCGGGAACCATCCCAGCTGCACCGCGAAGAGATAGAGCAGCAGCAGCCCCACCACGAACTGCGGCGCCGAGACCGCGACGAAGCTGGTCACCATGAGCCCCTGGTCGAGCGGGCGGCCGCGGAACACGGCGGCGACGATGCCGAGCGTGAGCCCGATCAGCAGCTCGCAGAAGATGCCCCCCGCCATCAGCAGCAGCGAGGCCGGCAGCCGCGCCGAGATCAGCGAGGCGACCTCGGTCTTCTGCAGGTAGCTGCGGCCCATGTCGCCTTGCAGCAGGCCGGTCAGGTAGCGCCAGTATTGCACCATCAGCGGTTGGTCGAGCCCGAGCTGGTGACGGATGTTCTCCACCGTCTGCGCCGTGGCCGAGCGCCCGGCGATTTGCCGCACCGGGTCGGCGGGCAGCACGTAGAGCAGCAGGAAGGTGATGAAGCTCACCCCCAGCAGGATCAGCGCGGACTGGATCAGGCGGCGTGCGAGGTAACCCGGCATCAGTCGTTCCCCCTCTGGGTCGGGTCGAGCACGTCGCGCAGTGCGTCGCCGACGAGGTTGAAGGCCAGCGCCAGCAGCAGGATCGCGGCACCGGGGATGAAGACCAGCCAGGGCGCGGCCTGGAAGTAGGTCTGGTTCTCGAAGATGATGTTGCCCCAGCTCGGGGTCGGCGGCTGCACGCCCACGCCGAGGAAGCTCAGCGTCGCCTCGAGCAGCACGGTGACCGAGATGCCGAGCGTGCCCCAGACGATCAGCGTCGGCACGAGATGCGGCAGGATGTGGCGAAAGAGGATGC
The window above is part of the Salipiger sp. H15 genome. Proteins encoded here:
- a CDS encoding ABC transporter permease; amino-acid sequence: MPGYLARRLIQSALILLGVSFITFLLLYVLPADPVRQIAGRSATAQTVENIRHQLGLDQPLMVQYWRYLTGLLQGDMGRSYLQKTEVASLISARLPASLLLMAGGIFCELLIGLTLGIVAAVFRGRPLDQGLMVTSFVAVSAPQFVVGLLLLYLFAVQLGWFPIGGYGTFAHLVLPAVTLGIMGSGWYSRMMRSSMVEVLRQDYIRTARAKGLTRSRVLLRHALPNAILPIIAMIGIDIGIFMGGIVVVESVFGWPGIGQLAWQAIQRVDIPIIMGVTMVSATAIVLGNLLADLITPFIDPRIRLR